Proteins encoded within one genomic window of Apis mellifera strain DH4 linkage group LG1, Amel_HAv3.1, whole genome shotgun sequence:
- the LOC726667 gene encoding armadillo repeat-containing protein 8 isoform X1, whose protein sequence is MVSVMQPFMDVESSRSYIDELYSLDPQKCLEAIICLKNSVIGSNRQKGSVIAQGVVPRLLQLLGDSSDRIGDNIRLEAAVTLGSLAKGTDQHVLALIDLGVVPLLFQVILSTPIIETLLEGKPKVTDLLNEACLRCLRTVFQHPAAPVHSIYQDPALVPRLVSLANQSVTCQICVATILTTACKTTEEQSALAKGGAVETLAMQLDSPLPDVQLSALACLANMCYKNYRVCVMVASATTSNTPQGRLVPVALGQLMGREKSSLIQLEAARCVTYMHRTGVLLYKDPRIIYRALPCLVRLCHRDHPPRERVAAAETLAFLTEVNTELQRLASISNHLIPTLAELLRPHPHVQDATLTQDMRQAAFRAFASLGANDEDIRKRIIETESLMEQVVAGLQDPGGSHVRLAAVRCLHSLSRSVQQLRTTFQDHVVWRPLMQLLHGADKGLEGRGESEVDLLTVASSTLCNLLLEFSPSKEPILESGGIELLCSLTKRCTPALRLNGIWALMNVAFQAEQQVKLQILQCLGTDQIFCLLADQDIPVLMKTLGLLRNLLSTKAHIDRIMGEHAAHVMQAVILVLEDPRHPADVKEQALCILANVADGNRAKDHIMANEDVLKKLMDYMMHSNVKLQVAAVFCVCNLVWREEPGAAQRQARLKELGFYRILQQLRHSKDLQLFDKVRTAMAQFYDA, encoded by the exons ATGGTCTCGGTGATGCAACCATTCATG gaTGTTGAGAGTTCGAGAAGTTACATCGATGAACTATACTCGCTGGATCCTCAAAAGTGCTTAGAAGCTATTAT atgtttaaaaaattctgtaaTTGGAAGTAATAGACAAAAAGGATCTGTAATAGCTCAAGGTGTAGTACCACGTTTATTACAACTTCTTGGAGATTCATCAGATAGAATTGGAGATAATATAAGACTTGAGGCTGCTGTAACTTTAGGCTCTTTAGCTAAAGGAACAGATCAGCATGTATTAGCTCTTATAGATCTTGGTGTAGTACCATTACTTTTTCAAGTTATATTATCTACACCTATCATAGAAACATTATTAGAAGGAAAGCCAAAAGTAacagatttattaaatgaagcaTGTTTACGATGTTTGAGAACAGTGTTTCAACATCCAGCAGCACCAGTTCATTCAATTTATCAGGATCCTGCATTAGTACCAAGATTGGTATCATTAGCAAATCAATCTGTTACCTGTCAAATTTGTGTGGCAACAATCTTAACAACAGCATGCAAG ACAACAGAAGAGCAGAGTGCTTTAGCCAAAGGAGGTGCAGTAGAAACATTAGCAATGCAATTGGATTCTCCATTACCTGATGTTCAATTATCAGCTCTAGCATGCTTGGCAAATATGtgttataagaattatagagTTTGTGTTATGGTTGCATCAGCAACTACCAGTAATACTCCTCAGGGTAGACTTGTACCTGTAGCATTAGGACAATTAATGGGTCGTGAGAAAAGCTCATTAATTCAACTTGAAGCTGCAAGATGTGTTACATATATGCACAGAACTGgagttttattatacaaagatccaagaattatatatcgtGCTTTGCCTTGTTTGGTGCGACTTTGTCATCGAGATCATCCTCCTCGTGAAAGAGTAGCTGCAGCTGAAACTTTGGCTTTTCTTACAGAAGTTAATACTGAATTACAACGTTTAGCTTCCATTAGTAATCATTTAATTCCTACACTTGCAGAGTTATTACGACCTCATCcacat gtacAAGATGCAACATTAACACAAGATATGCGACAAGCTGCATTCAGAGCATTTGCATCTCTTGGTGCTAATGATGAAGATATTAGAAAACGTATTATTGAAACAGAAAGTCTTATGGAACAAGTAGTGGCTGGTCTTCAAGATCCAGGAGGTTCTCATGTACGTTTAGCAGCAGTTAGATGTCTTCATTCTCTTTCTAGAAGTGTTCAACAACTTCGAACAACTTTTCAAGATCATGTTGTTTGGAGGCCACTTATGCAATTATTACATGGAGCAGATAAAGGATTAGaag gTAGAGGCGAAAGTGAAGTTGATTTATTAACTGTTGCTTCAAGTACTTTATGTAACTTATTATTGGAATTTAGCCCAAGCAAAGAACCAATTCTTGAATCTGGaggaatagaattattatgttCACTTACGAAACGATGTACTCCAGCATTGAGATTAAATGGAATTTGGGCTTTGATGAATGTGGCTTTTCAAGCTGAACAGCAAGTAAAATTGCAGATTCTACAATGCTTGGGAACTGATCAAATCTTTTGTCTTTTAGCAGATCAAGATATACCAGTTTTAATGAAAACATTAGGTTTATTACGAAATTTGCTCTCTACAAAAGCGCATATAGATCGTATAATGGGAGAACATGCTGCTCATGTTATGCAAGCTGTTATATTAGTTTTAGAAGATCCAAGGCATCCAGCAGATGTAAAAGAACAAGCTCTTTGTATTTTAGCAAATGTAGCTGATGGAAATCGAGCAAAAGATCATATAATGGCTAATGAAGATGTGCTTAAAAAACTTATGGATTATAtg ATGCATAGTAATGTAAAGCTACAAGTTGCTGCAGTTTTTTGTGTATGTAACTTAGTCTGGAGAGAAGAACCTGGTGCTGCACAACGACAAGCACGTTTAAAAGAGCTTGGTTTTTATCGTATTCTACAACAATTACGTCATAGCAAGGatcttcaattatttgataa AGTTAGAACTGCTATGGCACAATTTTATGATGCCTAA
- the LOC100577197 gene encoding uncharacterized protein LOC100577197 isoform X2, producing the protein MDIVYSEEKIKDTIINIQTLKEDNFLMDNFRAHKKLKTSLQNFLKRVEQETSIVAVANSLAISSVENFTKYDPYYSNHSYQQELLQYEPLIINPQFAVHTMAQSELSNIYNTSCAWMRFNNWKHLTMKQLRHPQQFPFQISRNKKNSILHYVKTMDIQCFAQDKNKQMKQSIQRKKLEDIVGKLKEIESSNMNN; encoded by the exons atggataTTGTATAtagtgaagaaaaaattaaagatacaataataaatatacag acattaaaagaagataattttttaatggataaCTTTAGAGCACACAAAAAACTTAAAACAAGCTtgcagaattttttaaaacgtgtAGAACAGGAAACTTCGAtcg tGGCAGTGGCAAATTCTTTGGCAATATCATCTGTAGAAAATTTTACCAAATATGATCCATATTATTCCAACCATTCATATCAACAAGAATTATTGCAATATGAaccattaattataaatccacAATTTGCAGTACATACTATGGCACAATctgaattatcaaatatatataatacttcatGTGCATGGATGAGATTTAACAATTGGAAGCATCTTACTATGAAACAGTTAAGACATCCACAACAA tttccatttcaaatttcaagaaacaaaaa GAATTCTATACTACATTATGTAAAAACAATGGATATTCAATGTTTTGCACAagataaaaacaaacaaatgaAACAAAGTATACAACGTAAAAAGTTAGAAGACAtagttggaaaattaaaagaaatagaaagcagtaacatgaataattaa
- the LOC409351 gene encoding islet cell autoantigen 1 isoform X2 yields the protein MHDDSTITKMQHQFWVTKQALSRKLGKKEDECIIASDAELDAKLELFRSIQESCSYLQRIIDKYQERLCNLAQEENAMGRFLKDAGKQDKTRAGKMMTAVGKSLSYSGQQRLALRAPLGRLYQEVETFRQRAIEDTLQKVQAMEKARTEYRAALSWMKNVSQELDPDTSKQLERFRKVQTCVRQGKIAFDNLALDCLQKVDLLAAARCNMFSHALVLYQSTLLNFTEKSAQAYSTIANSFKGYQRYDFMVVKELTEPSTKLAQETGGDDDLDEKDKLSLFDMDYHDNVEEAEEVKPIKQNIVENDKQDEKLLDIEYETKDMLGLEELNLNSSSSNNRIMQSISEIEQKENLEQLFENLILDNNVSHTDIIQEGTQSELDKKFGEQNLTMDIFDKSDTNFNLADFSSLEEQNSGEQSLQSLTSENMVLLNDILIDKNIDSEWEAISNDTFLPPNILKQSLGDAALGIGQKNMLTTINMDDKKKNKTGKLKGNSWLDLFAELDPLANNPMENLSSDSNASA from the exons ATGCATGACGATTCCACTATTACAAAAATGCAACATCAATTTTGGGTTACAAAACAAGCTTTATCTCggaaattaggaaaaaaagaagatgaatgTATAATAGCATCAGATGCAGAATTAGATGCCAAGTTAGAATTGTTTCGTAGCATTCAAGAATCTTGTTCTTATCTGCaaagaattattgataaatatcaaGAAAGATTATGCA atcttGCACAAGAAGAAAATGCAATGGGACGATTTCTTAAAGATGCTGGTAAACAAGATAAAACTAGAGCTGGCAAGATGATGACAGCAGTTGGGAAATCATTGTCATATTCTGGTCAACAAAGACTTGCATTAAGAGCTCCATTGGGACGATTATATCAAGAAGTAGAAACATTTAGACAAAGAGCTATTGAAGATACATTGCAAAAGGTTCAAGCAATGGAAAAAGCTCGTACTGAATACAGAGCAGCTTTATCATggatgaaaaatgtttctcaGGAATTAGATCCTGATACATCAAAACAGTTAGAAAGATTTCGTAAAGTTCAAACATGTGTTAGACA AGGTAAAATAGCCTTTGATAACCTGGCTTTAGATTGTCTTCAAAAAGTTGATTTATTGGCTGCAGCAAGATGTAATATGTTTAGCCATGCTTTAGTTTTATACCAAAGtacacttttaaattttactgaaAAATCTGCACAAGCATATTCTACAATAGCAAATAGTTTTAAAGGCTATCAACGATACGATTTTATGGTCGTAAAAGAACTTACCGAACCTTCAACTAAATTAGCTCAAGAAACTGGAGGTGATGATGATCTTGATGAAAAAGacaa atTATCACTTTTTGACATGGATTATCATGATAATGTTGAAGAAGCTGAAGAAGTAAAACCAATCAAACAGAATATAGTTGAAAACGATAAacaagatgaaaaattattggatattGAGTATGAAACAAAAGATATGTTGGGAttggaagaattaaatttaaattctagttcttcaaataatagaattatgcAATCAATTTCTGAGATAGAACAGAAAGAAAATCTTGAAcaactttttgaaaatttaatcttagaTAATAATGTATCTCATACTGACATTATACAAGAAGGAACTCAATCTGaacttgataaaaaatttggtGAACAAAATCTAACAAtggatatatttgataaatctgatacaaattttaatctagCTGATTTCTCTTCCTTAGAAGAACAAAATTCAGGAGAACAATCTTTACAATCCCTTACCTCGGAAAATATGGtacttttaaatgatattcttattgataaaaatattgatagcgAATGGGAAGCAATATCGAATGATACATTTTTACcaccaaatatattaaaacaaagttTAGGTGACGCAGCTCTGGGTATTGGACAAAAAAATATGCTTACTACTATTAATATGGATGACAAA aaaaaaaataaaactggcAAACTAAAGGGTAATTCCTGGTTGGATTTATTTGCTGAATTGGATCCTTTGGCTAACAATCCAATGGAAAATCTTTCTAGTGATAGTAATGCATCtgcttaa
- the LOC100577197 gene encoding uncharacterized protein LOC100577197 isoform X1: MDIVYSEEKIKDTIINIQTLKEDNFLMDNFRAHKKLKTSLQNFLKRVEQETSIVAVANSLAISSVENFTKYDPYYSNHSYQQELLQYEPLIINPQFAVHTMAQSELSNIYNTSCAWMRFNNWKHLTMKQLRHPQQFPFQISRNKKCYILSFFHSYAKRNSILHYVKTMDIQCFAQDKNKQMKQSIQRKKLEDIVGKLKEIESSNMNN, from the exons atggataTTGTATAtagtgaagaaaaaattaaagatacaataataaatatacag acattaaaagaagataattttttaatggataaCTTTAGAGCACACAAAAAACTTAAAACAAGCTtgcagaattttttaaaacgtgtAGAACAGGAAACTTCGAtcg tGGCAGTGGCAAATTCTTTGGCAATATCATCTGTAGAAAATTTTACCAAATATGATCCATATTATTCCAACCATTCATATCAACAAGAATTATTGCAATATGAaccattaattataaatccacAATTTGCAGTACATACTATGGCACAATctgaattatcaaatatatataatacttcatGTGCATGGATGAGATTTAACAATTGGAAGCATCTTACTATGAAACAGTTAAGACATCCACAACAA tttccatttcaaatttcaagaaacaaaaa AtgctatattttatcattttttcattcctaTGCTAAAAGGAATTCTATACTACATTATGTAAAAACAATGGATATTCAATGTTTTGCACAagataaaaacaaacaaatgaAACAAAGTATACAACGTAAAAAGTTAGAAGACAtagttggaaaattaaaagaaatagaaagcagtaacatgaataattaa
- the LOC726694 gene encoding uncharacterized protein LOC726694: MSETRHHLHSVSDLYAADEIEVLLLEEIRDLELPASAYSRPEDIQDFDIAGSRTGGQISSQPLELDSPGVHSTVHSWDSHANYHGHYGYGDHHGSSSNALAWPRASHLVFYCDIQGHLKTAIGVIRLLLLISSAACLATLCSSGTAKVSLFMLPLVGRLRFMIFVAVFCFLITALLLFLDISHVIYVFPFNWAKLNAWIFTGIGLSYALSSALLACSIWEYHSGGWVPKRTRSQLSAAAALGLSCAILAFLLSWIHGRSESSCRSSDNRNHTPTQLYKPVDNSSSSGVTLKERSPKRPASWIVKNQQSKKQNIDSNTNTNNGHHGNDNHARYKQDVNRKDHWASAREHFLNTQENNEDIQRSDIDIERRRRRRRRDGDNNSTGDGNLINTKINSSHILEDNKSRRVPRKLPLQSVEQSRPWPGEHRSNGSTHVRNKTLQIPVNNKAQDYCEMDGSSSMQVTQNGFHWEMECTSSNSMEKAIDVAMDRTAMWTGQWHPPPDDVQPCSSKTIDPYSFA; this comes from the exons ATGAGCGAGACTCGGCATCATCTTCACTCGGTTTCGGACTTATATGCAGCCGACGAGATAGAAGTACTTCTCTTAGAAGAAATTCGTGACCTGGAATTACCAGCCTCTGCATATTCCAGACCTGAAGATATTCAAGATTTTGATATTg CAGGCAGTAGGACAGGGGGGCAAATTAGCTCCCAACCTTTGGAACTGGATTCACCAGGAGTTCATTCAACAGTCCATTCTTGGGACTCACATGCTAATTATCATGGTCATTATGGCTATGGTGATCACCATGGCTCTTCCTCAAATGCTTTGGCTTGGCCAAGAGCAAGTCATTTAGTATTTTATTGTGACATACAGGGGCATCTTAAAACAGCTATTGGTGTTATTAGGCTCTTATTACTT atATCATCTGCAGCGTGTTTGGCAACATTATGCAGTTCCGGCACTGCCAAGGTCAGCTTATTTATGTTGCCTTTAGTTGGGCGGCTGCGTTTCATGATATTTGTAGCAGTTTTCTGTTTTTTGATCACTGCATTACTCCTCTTCCTTGATATTTCGCATGTTATCTAtgtttttcctttcaattgGGCAAAATTG AATGCTTGGATATTCACTGGTATAGGCTTATCTTACGCCTTAAGTAGTGCATTATTAGCATGCTCTATATGGGAATATCATAGTGGTGGCTGGGTACCAAAACGCACTCGTTCTCAGTTGTCTGCTGCGGCAGCGCTTGGGCTGTCATGTGCTATTTTAGCCTTCTTACTTTCATGGATACATGGACGCAGTGAATCAAGTTGTAGAAGTTCAGATAATCGTAATCATACACCAACACAACTTTATAAACCTGTTGATAATTCTTCCTCTTCAGGA gttaCTCTAAAAGAGCGTAGCCCTAAAAGACCTGCTTCATGGATTGTAAAAAATCAACagtcaaaaaaacaaaatatagataGTAATACAAACACAAATAATGGTCATCATGGCAATGATAATCATGCAAGATACAAGCAAGATGTCAATAGAAAAGATCATTGGGCTTCTGCAAGggaacattttttaaacactCAAGAAAATAACGAAGATATTCAAAGAagtgatattgatattgaaaggagaagaagaaggcgaAGAAGAGATGGTGATAATAATTCAACAGGcgatggaaatttaataaataccaaAATCAATAGTAGTCATATTTTGGAAGATAATAAATCTAGACGGGTGCCGCGAAAATTGCCTCTGCAATCGGTAGAGCAATCTCGACCTTGGCCTGGTGAACATAGAAGTAATGGTTCTACACATGttagaaataaaactttacaGATACCAGTGAATAATAAAGCACAAGACTATTGTGAAATGGATGGATCTAGTTCTATGCAAGTGACTCAAAATGGTTTTCACTGGGAAATGGAATGTACATCTAGTAACAGTATGGAAAAAGCAATAGATGTAGCTATGGATCGTACTGCCATGTGGACAGGACAATGGCATCCACCACCTGACGACGTCCAACCTTGTTCTAGCAAAACTATTGATCCTTACAGCTTTGCctga
- the LOC409351 gene encoding islet cell autoantigen 1 isoform X1: MNAYNKNTHGPSISGNAFDRWVQRTNMHDDSTITKMQHQFWVTKQALSRKLGKKEDECIIASDAELDAKLELFRSIQESCSYLQRIIDKYQERLCNLAQEENAMGRFLKDAGKQDKTRAGKMMTAVGKSLSYSGQQRLALRAPLGRLYQEVETFRQRAIEDTLQKVQAMEKARTEYRAALSWMKNVSQELDPDTSKQLERFRKVQTCVRQGKIAFDNLALDCLQKVDLLAAARCNMFSHALVLYQSTLLNFTEKSAQAYSTIANSFKGYQRYDFMVVKELTEPSTKLAQETGGDDDLDEKDKLSLFDMDYHDNVEEAEEVKPIKQNIVENDKQDEKLLDIEYETKDMLGLEELNLNSSSSNNRIMQSISEIEQKENLEQLFENLILDNNVSHTDIIQEGTQSELDKKFGEQNLTMDIFDKSDTNFNLADFSSLEEQNSGEQSLQSLTSENMVLLNDILIDKNIDSEWEAISNDTFLPPNILKQSLGDAALGIGQKNMLTTINMDDKKKNKTGKLKGNSWLDLFAELDPLANNPMENLSSDSNASA, encoded by the exons ATGAATGCATA taataaaaacaCACACGGACCAAGTATATCGGGAAACGCATTCGATCGTTGGGTACAGAGGACCAATATGCATGACGATTCCACTATTACAAAAATGCAACATCAATTTTGGGTTACAAAACAAGCTTTATCTCggaaattaggaaaaaaagaagatgaatgTATAATAGCATCAGATGCAGAATTAGATGCCAAGTTAGAATTGTTTCGTAGCATTCAAGAATCTTGTTCTTATCTGCaaagaattattgataaatatcaaGAAAGATTATGCA atcttGCACAAGAAGAAAATGCAATGGGACGATTTCTTAAAGATGCTGGTAAACAAGATAAAACTAGAGCTGGCAAGATGATGACAGCAGTTGGGAAATCATTGTCATATTCTGGTCAACAAAGACTTGCATTAAGAGCTCCATTGGGACGATTATATCAAGAAGTAGAAACATTTAGACAAAGAGCTATTGAAGATACATTGCAAAAGGTTCAAGCAATGGAAAAAGCTCGTACTGAATACAGAGCAGCTTTATCATggatgaaaaatgtttctcaGGAATTAGATCCTGATACATCAAAACAGTTAGAAAGATTTCGTAAAGTTCAAACATGTGTTAGACA AGGTAAAATAGCCTTTGATAACCTGGCTTTAGATTGTCTTCAAAAAGTTGATTTATTGGCTGCAGCAAGATGTAATATGTTTAGCCATGCTTTAGTTTTATACCAAAGtacacttttaaattttactgaaAAATCTGCACAAGCATATTCTACAATAGCAAATAGTTTTAAAGGCTATCAACGATACGATTTTATGGTCGTAAAAGAACTTACCGAACCTTCAACTAAATTAGCTCAAGAAACTGGAGGTGATGATGATCTTGATGAAAAAGacaa atTATCACTTTTTGACATGGATTATCATGATAATGTTGAAGAAGCTGAAGAAGTAAAACCAATCAAACAGAATATAGTTGAAAACGATAAacaagatgaaaaattattggatattGAGTATGAAACAAAAGATATGTTGGGAttggaagaattaaatttaaattctagttcttcaaataatagaattatgcAATCAATTTCTGAGATAGAACAGAAAGAAAATCTTGAAcaactttttgaaaatttaatcttagaTAATAATGTATCTCATACTGACATTATACAAGAAGGAACTCAATCTGaacttgataaaaaatttggtGAACAAAATCTAACAAtggatatatttgataaatctgatacaaattttaatctagCTGATTTCTCTTCCTTAGAAGAACAAAATTCAGGAGAACAATCTTTACAATCCCTTACCTCGGAAAATATGGtacttttaaatgatattcttattgataaaaatattgatagcgAATGGGAAGCAATATCGAATGATACATTTTTACcaccaaatatattaaaacaaagttTAGGTGACGCAGCTCTGGGTATTGGACAAAAAAATATGCTTACTACTATTAATATGGATGACAAA aaaaaaaataaaactggcAAACTAAAGGGTAATTCCTGGTTGGATTTATTTGCTGAATTGGATCCTTTGGCTAACAATCCAATGGAAAATCTTTCTAGTGATAGTAATGCATCtgcttaa
- the LOC100577197 gene encoding uncharacterized protein LOC100577197 isoform X3 has product MDIVYSEEKIKDTIINIQTLKEDNFLMDNFRAHKKLKTSLQNFLKRVEQETSIVHTMAQSELSNIYNTSCAWMRFNNWKHLTMKQLRHPQQFPFQISRNKKCYILSFFHSYAKRNSILHYVKTMDIQCFAQDKNKQMKQSIQRKKLEDIVGKLKEIESSNMNN; this is encoded by the exons atggataTTGTATAtagtgaagaaaaaattaaagatacaataataaatatacag acattaaaagaagataattttttaatggataaCTTTAGAGCACACAAAAAACTTAAAACAAGCTtgcagaattttttaaaacgtgtAGAACAGGAAACTTCGAtcg TACATACTATGGCACAATctgaattatcaaatatatataatacttcatGTGCATGGATGAGATTTAACAATTGGAAGCATCTTACTATGAAACAGTTAAGACATCCACAACAA tttccatttcaaatttcaagaaacaaaaa AtgctatattttatcattttttcattcctaTGCTAAAAGGAATTCTATACTACATTATGTAAAAACAATGGATATTCAATGTTTTGCACAagataaaaacaaacaaatgaAACAAAGTATACAACGTAAAAAGTTAGAAGACAtagttggaaaattaaaagaaatagaaagcagtaacatgaataattaa
- the LOC726667 gene encoding armadillo repeat-containing protein 8 isoform X2, protein MVSVMQPFMDVESSRSYIDELYSLDPQKCLEAIICLKNSVIGSNRQKGSVIAQVFQHPAAPVHSIYQDPALVPRLVSLANQSVTCQICVATILTTACKTTEEQSALAKGGAVETLAMQLDSPLPDVQLSALACLANMCYKNYRVCVMVASATTSNTPQGRLVPVALGQLMGREKSSLIQLEAARCVTYMHRTGVLLYKDPRIIYRALPCLVRLCHRDHPPRERVAAAETLAFLTEVNTELQRLASISNHLIPTLAELLRPHPHVQDATLTQDMRQAAFRAFASLGANDEDIRKRIIETESLMEQVVAGLQDPGGSHVRLAAVRCLHSLSRSVQQLRTTFQDHVVWRPLMQLLHGADKGLEGRGESEVDLLTVASSTLCNLLLEFSPSKEPILESGGIELLCSLTKRCTPALRLNGIWALMNVAFQAEQQVKLQILQCLGTDQIFCLLADQDIPVLMKTLGLLRNLLSTKAHIDRIMGEHAAHVMQAVILVLEDPRHPADVKEQALCILANVADGNRAKDHIMANEDVLKKLMDYMMHSNVKLQVAAVFCVCNLVWREEPGAAQRQARLKELGFYRILQQLRHSKDLQLFDKVRTAMAQFYDA, encoded by the exons ATGGTCTCGGTGATGCAACCATTCATG gaTGTTGAGAGTTCGAGAAGTTACATCGATGAACTATACTCGCTGGATCCTCAAAAGTGCTTAGAAGCTATTAT atgtttaaaaaattctgtaaTTGGAAGTAATAGACAAAAAGGATCTGTAATAGCTCAAG TGTTTCAACATCCAGCAGCACCAGTTCATTCAATTTATCAGGATCCTGCATTAGTACCAAGATTGGTATCATTAGCAAATCAATCTGTTACCTGTCAAATTTGTGTGGCAACAATCTTAACAACAGCATGCAAG ACAACAGAAGAGCAGAGTGCTTTAGCCAAAGGAGGTGCAGTAGAAACATTAGCAATGCAATTGGATTCTCCATTACCTGATGTTCAATTATCAGCTCTAGCATGCTTGGCAAATATGtgttataagaattatagagTTTGTGTTATGGTTGCATCAGCAACTACCAGTAATACTCCTCAGGGTAGACTTGTACCTGTAGCATTAGGACAATTAATGGGTCGTGAGAAAAGCTCATTAATTCAACTTGAAGCTGCAAGATGTGTTACATATATGCACAGAACTGgagttttattatacaaagatccaagaattatatatcgtGCTTTGCCTTGTTTGGTGCGACTTTGTCATCGAGATCATCCTCCTCGTGAAAGAGTAGCTGCAGCTGAAACTTTGGCTTTTCTTACAGAAGTTAATACTGAATTACAACGTTTAGCTTCCATTAGTAATCATTTAATTCCTACACTTGCAGAGTTATTACGACCTCATCcacat gtacAAGATGCAACATTAACACAAGATATGCGACAAGCTGCATTCAGAGCATTTGCATCTCTTGGTGCTAATGATGAAGATATTAGAAAACGTATTATTGAAACAGAAAGTCTTATGGAACAAGTAGTGGCTGGTCTTCAAGATCCAGGAGGTTCTCATGTACGTTTAGCAGCAGTTAGATGTCTTCATTCTCTTTCTAGAAGTGTTCAACAACTTCGAACAACTTTTCAAGATCATGTTGTTTGGAGGCCACTTATGCAATTATTACATGGAGCAGATAAAGGATTAGaag gTAGAGGCGAAAGTGAAGTTGATTTATTAACTGTTGCTTCAAGTACTTTATGTAACTTATTATTGGAATTTAGCCCAAGCAAAGAACCAATTCTTGAATCTGGaggaatagaattattatgttCACTTACGAAACGATGTACTCCAGCATTGAGATTAAATGGAATTTGGGCTTTGATGAATGTGGCTTTTCAAGCTGAACAGCAAGTAAAATTGCAGATTCTACAATGCTTGGGAACTGATCAAATCTTTTGTCTTTTAGCAGATCAAGATATACCAGTTTTAATGAAAACATTAGGTTTATTACGAAATTTGCTCTCTACAAAAGCGCATATAGATCGTATAATGGGAGAACATGCTGCTCATGTTATGCAAGCTGTTATATTAGTTTTAGAAGATCCAAGGCATCCAGCAGATGTAAAAGAACAAGCTCTTTGTATTTTAGCAAATGTAGCTGATGGAAATCGAGCAAAAGATCATATAATGGCTAATGAAGATGTGCTTAAAAAACTTATGGATTATAtg ATGCATAGTAATGTAAAGCTACAAGTTGCTGCAGTTTTTTGTGTATGTAACTTAGTCTGGAGAGAAGAACCTGGTGCTGCACAACGACAAGCACGTTTAAAAGAGCTTGGTTTTTATCGTATTCTACAACAATTACGTCATAGCAAGGatcttcaattatttgataa AGTTAGAACTGCTATGGCACAATTTTATGATGCCTAA